A window of the Gossypium hirsutum isolate 1008001.06 chromosome A05, Gossypium_hirsutum_v2.1, whole genome shotgun sequence genome harbors these coding sequences:
- the LOC107906105 gene encoding protein indeterminate-domain 7 isoform X1: MMKSFMFHQQQQQQQQQQQQQQVLEENMSNLTSASASGEASVSSGNRTEAGSNYPQQYFTTSQQPQTQPVKRKRNLPGNPDPDAEVIALSPKTLMATNRFVCEICNKGFQRDQNLQLHRRGHNLPWKLKQRTNKEVRKKVYVCPETNCVHHDPSRALGDLTGIKKHFSRKHGEKKWKCEKCSKKYAVQSDWKAHSKTCGTREYRCDCGTLFSRRDSFITHRAFCDALAVESARAINPLLSPHQPGTAAASHMNLQVPQFNPHDIKLQPFSLKKEQQSFTPLRPEIPPWLASQPMLGAGPGPPHPIDLSSSSSSIFSQRLDHQDLTLHGTPSANPSLVPTLPPYHHTALPSPHMSATALLQKAAHMGATMSRKSGSSSVPSTVAAAASASLMRPHQQTHVSADSAGTNNNTTTAGFGLDLPSREELDVGSSSGIIHGLAPFGNRKPAANAGDDDDDNNNIAGTGATPSLLQDMINSLSSATGFDATNSFDDIAFGGIFNATKKLCGSSINESFSKTTTPTVPTTTNATRNDHHGSTAGSTTTTTTQGGDQGLTRDFLGLRAFSHTDILNIAGPGRNYCIDTSHEQHNQSQKPWQG, encoded by the exons ATGATGAAAAGCTTTATGTTCCACCAACAGCAACAGCAACAGCAACAGCAACAGCAACAACAACAAGTTTTGGAAGAGAATATGTCTAATTTGACTTCAGCTTCTGCATCTGGTGAAGCCAGTGTTTCATCTGGGAATAGAACTGAAGCTGGTTCTAATTATCCTCAACAGTACTTCACCACTAGTCAACAACCTCAAACTCAGCCAGTTAAGAGAAAGAGAAACCTACCAGGCAACCCAG ACCCAGATGCAGAAGTGATCGCTTTGTCGCCAAAGACACTCATGGCGACAAATAGATTCGTGTGTGAGATCTGCAACAAAGGGTTCCAAAGAGACCAGAACCTTCAGCTTCATAGAAGAGGGCATAATTTGCCATGGAAGTTAAAGCAAAGAACAAACAAAGAGGTGAGGAAGAAGGTGTATGTATGTCCAGAAACAAACTGTGTGCACCATGATCCGTCGAGGGCGCTGGGGGACTTGACTGGAATCAAGAAGCACTTCTCGAGGAAACATGGCGAGAAGAAGTGGAAATGTGAAAAGTGTTCGAAGAAGTATGCGGTTCAATCGGATTGGAAAGCTCACTCCAAGACTTGTGGCACCAGAGAATATAGATGTGACTGTGGAACCCTCTTCTCACG gAGGGATAGTTTCATCACCCATAGAGCCTTCTGTGATGCTTTAGCAGTGGAGAGTGCAAGAGCAATAAACCCACTTCTCTCCCCTCATCAACCAGGCACAGCAGCAGCATCTCACATGAATTTACAAGTGCCCCAATTCAATCCCCATGACATCAAACTCCAACCATTTTCACTTAAGAAAGAGCAGCAAAGTTTCACGCCTCTAAGGCCAGAGATTCCACCATGGCTGGCTAGCCAACCGATGCTCGGGGCTGGTCCTGGCCCACCACACCCTATCGACCTTTCCTCctcttcatcatcaatattcTCCCAGAGATTAGATCATCAAGATTTAACACTTCATGGAACCCCCAGCGCTAACCCTAGTCTTGTCCCCACACTCCCTCCATACCATCACACAGCACTGCCTTCCCCTCACATGTCAGCCACTGCATTGCTCCAGAAAGCAGCTCATATGGGTGCGACCATGAGCCGTAAATCTGGGTCATCATCAGTACCGTCCACTGTTGCAGCAGCAGCATCTGCCTCTTTGATGAGACCCCACCAACAAACTCACGTGTCTGCCGATTCTGCTGGCACTAACAACAACACAACAACAGCTGGTTTTGGACTCGACTTGCCTTCACGTGAAGAACTAGATGTGGGTAGCAGCAGTGGCATTATCCACGGCTTGGCTCCTTTCGGGAACCGTAAACCTGCTGCCAATGCAggcgatgatgatgatgataataataatattgctGGCACAGGTGCTACTCCTTCCCTTCTTCAAGACATGATTAACTCTTTGTCTTCTGCCACTGGATTTGACGCCACTAATTCCTTTGATGACATTGCATTTGGTGGGATTTTTAACGCAACAAAGAAGCTATGTGGCAGTTCCATCAACGAATCCTTCTCGAAAACAACTACACCAACAGTACCCACGACGACAAACGCCACTAGAAACGATCACCATGGAAGTACTGCCGGTagtaccaccaccaccaccactcaGGGTGGTGATCAAGGCTTGACAAGAGATTTCTTGGGTCTTCGAGCTTTCTCTCATACCGATATTCTCAACATTGCCGGTCCTGGTCGTAATTACTGCATCGACACTTCGCATGAACAACACAACCAGTCTCAAAAACCATGGCAAGGTTAG
- the LOC107906105 gene encoding protein indeterminate-domain 7 isoform X2: MMKSFMFHQQQQQQQQQQQQQQVLEENMSNLTSASASGEASVSSGNRTEAGSNYPQQYFTTSQQPQTQPVKRKRNLPGNPDAEVIALSPKTLMATNRFVCEICNKGFQRDQNLQLHRRGHNLPWKLKQRTNKEVRKKVYVCPETNCVHHDPSRALGDLTGIKKHFSRKHGEKKWKCEKCSKKYAVQSDWKAHSKTCGTREYRCDCGTLFSRRDSFITHRAFCDALAVESARAINPLLSPHQPGTAAASHMNLQVPQFNPHDIKLQPFSLKKEQQSFTPLRPEIPPWLASQPMLGAGPGPPHPIDLSSSSSSIFSQRLDHQDLTLHGTPSANPSLVPTLPPYHHTALPSPHMSATALLQKAAHMGATMSRKSGSSSVPSTVAAAASASLMRPHQQTHVSADSAGTNNNTTTAGFGLDLPSREELDVGSSSGIIHGLAPFGNRKPAANAGDDDDDNNNIAGTGATPSLLQDMINSLSSATGFDATNSFDDIAFGGIFNATKKLCGSSINESFSKTTTPTVPTTTNATRNDHHGSTAGSTTTTTTQGGDQGLTRDFLGLRAFSHTDILNIAGPGRNYCIDTSHEQHNQSQKPWQG, encoded by the exons ATGATGAAAAGCTTTATGTTCCACCAACAGCAACAGCAACAGCAACAGCAACAGCAACAACAACAAGTTTTGGAAGAGAATATGTCTAATTTGACTTCAGCTTCTGCATCTGGTGAAGCCAGTGTTTCATCTGGGAATAGAACTGAAGCTGGTTCTAATTATCCTCAACAGTACTTCACCACTAGTCAACAACCTCAAACTCAGCCAGTTAAGAGAAAGAGAAACCTACCAGGCAACCCAG ATGCAGAAGTGATCGCTTTGTCGCCAAAGACACTCATGGCGACAAATAGATTCGTGTGTGAGATCTGCAACAAAGGGTTCCAAAGAGACCAGAACCTTCAGCTTCATAGAAGAGGGCATAATTTGCCATGGAAGTTAAAGCAAAGAACAAACAAAGAGGTGAGGAAGAAGGTGTATGTATGTCCAGAAACAAACTGTGTGCACCATGATCCGTCGAGGGCGCTGGGGGACTTGACTGGAATCAAGAAGCACTTCTCGAGGAAACATGGCGAGAAGAAGTGGAAATGTGAAAAGTGTTCGAAGAAGTATGCGGTTCAATCGGATTGGAAAGCTCACTCCAAGACTTGTGGCACCAGAGAATATAGATGTGACTGTGGAACCCTCTTCTCACG gAGGGATAGTTTCATCACCCATAGAGCCTTCTGTGATGCTTTAGCAGTGGAGAGTGCAAGAGCAATAAACCCACTTCTCTCCCCTCATCAACCAGGCACAGCAGCAGCATCTCACATGAATTTACAAGTGCCCCAATTCAATCCCCATGACATCAAACTCCAACCATTTTCACTTAAGAAAGAGCAGCAAAGTTTCACGCCTCTAAGGCCAGAGATTCCACCATGGCTGGCTAGCCAACCGATGCTCGGGGCTGGTCCTGGCCCACCACACCCTATCGACCTTTCCTCctcttcatcatcaatattcTCCCAGAGATTAGATCATCAAGATTTAACACTTCATGGAACCCCCAGCGCTAACCCTAGTCTTGTCCCCACACTCCCTCCATACCATCACACAGCACTGCCTTCCCCTCACATGTCAGCCACTGCATTGCTCCAGAAAGCAGCTCATATGGGTGCGACCATGAGCCGTAAATCTGGGTCATCATCAGTACCGTCCACTGTTGCAGCAGCAGCATCTGCCTCTTTGATGAGACCCCACCAACAAACTCACGTGTCTGCCGATTCTGCTGGCACTAACAACAACACAACAACAGCTGGTTTTGGACTCGACTTGCCTTCACGTGAAGAACTAGATGTGGGTAGCAGCAGTGGCATTATCCACGGCTTGGCTCCTTTCGGGAACCGTAAACCTGCTGCCAATGCAggcgatgatgatgatgataataataatattgctGGCACAGGTGCTACTCCTTCCCTTCTTCAAGACATGATTAACTCTTTGTCTTCTGCCACTGGATTTGACGCCACTAATTCCTTTGATGACATTGCATTTGGTGGGATTTTTAACGCAACAAAGAAGCTATGTGGCAGTTCCATCAACGAATCCTTCTCGAAAACAACTACACCAACAGTACCCACGACGACAAACGCCACTAGAAACGATCACCATGGAAGTACTGCCGGTagtaccaccaccaccaccactcaGGGTGGTGATCAAGGCTTGACAAGAGATTTCTTGGGTCTTCGAGCTTTCTCTCATACCGATATTCTCAACATTGCCGGTCCTGGTCGTAATTACTGCATCGACACTTCGCATGAACAACACAACCAGTCTCAAAAACCATGGCAAGGTTAG